A segment of the Pieris napi chromosome 5, ilPieNapi1.2, whole genome shotgun sequence genome:
GATCTTGTTTATTGCATTCTTTATACAGATTGGCTTAAAGTTTGgcagtaaataataaatggaaATAAACTAACCTGGATTACAATCAGTAAGTAATGAGCAAATCGAGAGCAGTACTTTAGATATAGTGAGGGCTGGAGACCAATTGTCCTTTAGGATATCTAGACATATGACACCCTGGCTGTTTATGTTGCAGTGGTATATCCTTGTCCGGAATGTCACCTACAaccaaatacatttttttaagggACTGGAGGCATTGTTTGCAAGGTTACTTTGAATACATTGATAACCACCACCCATGCCAGAAGGCTATCGGGTGTGTTCTGACTGTGTTTAATTGAGAAATGAagtcaaaacattttattttaatgtataagaaaatattttttacttcatgTGAATCTTTCACATGAATTAATATACTCAATaccaataatttaaatcaataaggCTGGTTACACAAaacatttgatttttatttaaatttatatagctTGATGGTTTATGACATATTcagcaaaaaaaaagaaatgtaaaaaaaataaataatatggaaAATATCACCTTAAATGACACATGTTTAAAGAAGGTTcaaaaaacatatacattgtACACaagaaaagtttatttaataaaaatacatgtttCTTAAGCTGTGTGCTATACgaaccttaaaataaattatctatttaaaaattacttgcttATCAATACttttatcatatatttaaaaacctgGTGTAGATCACAAACAGGTTTAATGCATAGGGTGTTAAGGGACAGAATAAATCAGCTAACTTCAAATAAACAGCTGCCATAGGCCATTAACCTCTGTTCTATTGATTTTTCCATGTGACTACAGTTCAAAGACTTCAAAATCTTTAGGATGGAgtaatctatattatatagaatctttttatttttcagtgtAACATCAGGAGATGGTTACTTCTTTTAccaaaatgataaataattattttaaaacttttcaaattgtgtaatgatgatgaaaaattatcatttaattactaatataggtgaaataataaataaccatCATCAAGTGGCATATAGATGCACATTGCAATAAAGATACAGCATTGTGGCTATATTTTATGTGCTTGGTATGAACAACAACATATTTCTAATTTTGAGACATAAAAATAGTACCTTAGGTGGTTTGAAAGGATATTCCGGTGAGAAATGAATATCCAGGAAGAACACTCCACCCTCATATACTGATCCAGGTGGCCCCAAGATAGTAGATACCCATTCATATAAGTTGTCACCTTTTGGCCCCGCACTACAATTTGGCGGAGGATCTAATGTAATTTCGGCCAGTTCCTTTTGAATCCTTTTTGCTGATGTACCTAGTGCCTTAGACATCTTAGGGTTGGGTTTATTTTCCTTTGACTCTGGTTTCTCGGACACTGCACTTCCTCTGCCACGACCTGTACCACTTCCTGATGAACCAGATGCACCAGACATTATCTAAAAGCAACACTATTCTAAACCACACAGCTACATGTTAATAAGCTAAGCATATGAAAGGAAACATAAAAGATAATGATTGTTATGTAACAATTACAAATGTTGGTGATTCTGTGATATTTGTGATGATTATTTTCTGATGACAATGGTAGTCAAACTATGAACTTAAGTAAATGCAAGTAACACCAGTTAAGTTTGAATGAACAaagattttttacaattaaaagattatcacgatttatattcaaaattgataaataggaatatcataaacaaaataaaattttgaagaTCACAAAATCCAAAGAACAAAGACATGTATATTTTGCTAATTGACGCATGAAGGTCTcaaaaaattgcaaataatagaaaaaggCTTTAAATCAAACTTTACATGGAAATCAGTACTGCAAATATATGATAACAAATACTAGGTAATGGAAAAAGTTGATTTAGATACCTTACGAATAACAGTCGGCCATCTTGTGGGCTGGCGTTATCCgaaattttactatatttttttcgcACCAATGACCCaattcaaataaatgattCCCGATACAGGTTAAAGAGGATTAAATCCAGAATTATAAGTTCCCTTTCAAGGTTAATGTATAAACTCCGTGTTAGTTGTTCCACACTGCAAAGCGTAAAGCAGCCTTTTACTTTCCCAGAGACTTAACAATTAAGCAACCTCGTTTGAATAAAAACGTACAGTGTTATACCTGTAACTGCTTCAACGTTGCTTTAATTCCttctttatgaaatataatcgGAGCTTCACCAGTTCACACTTTTACCACATTTCGTccatttgtattttaatacacTTACAAACACTGCAACagaca
Coding sequences within it:
- the LOC125049403 gene encoding ubiquitin-conjugating enzyme E2-24 kDa isoform X1, with the translated sequence MSGASGSSGSGTGRGRGSAVSEKPESKENKPNPKMSKALGTSAKRIQKELAEITLDPPPNCSAGPKGDNLYEWVSTILGPPGSVYEGGVFFLDIHFSPEYPFKPPKVTFRTRIYHCNINSQGVICLDILKDNWSPALTISKVLLSICSLLTDCNPADPLVGSIATQYLQNREEHDRIARLWTKRYAT
- the LOC125049403 gene encoding ubiquitin-conjugating enzyme E2-24 kDa isoform X2, which codes for MSKALGTSAKRIQKELAEITLDPPPNCSAGPKGDNLYEWVSTILGPPGSVYEGGVFFLDIHFSPEYPFKPPKVTFRTRIYHCNINSQGVICLDILKDNWSPALTISKVLLSICSLLTDCNPADPLVGSIATQYLQNREEHDRIARLWTKRYAT